Proteins from one Xenorhabdus griffiniae genomic window:
- a CDS encoding inositol monophosphatase family protein, with product MDTYLTKKIITNLITRSVTAAHEAAKYLPRTTSQEFLTVTSKGPYRETVTIYDKVLEKKILENLTLLNKDDSYLGEETGHYNGNSKVKWVIDPIDGTLNFARRIPAYTISIAAEVDGKVVAGTVYDPSHQDTFTAGLGLGARCNGYKIKSSSTFNLSDAVVSTGFSKNPEIRRKQAQIISKLLTEVRDIRSYGSAALDLCWLAAGKLDAYYEHDLCYWDLAAGSLIASEAGADIIIQGDFVIGAAPAISKKFNILLNRL from the coding sequence ATGGATACTTACCTTACAAAAAAAATCATTACAAACTTAATTACGCGCAGTGTTACAGCTGCACATGAAGCAGCTAAATATCTTCCTAGAACTACTAGTCAAGAGTTTTTGACTGTAACCAGTAAAGGACCATATCGAGAAACTGTAACAATATACGATAAGGTACTTGAGAAAAAAATTCTGGAAAATTTAACATTGCTAAACAAAGATGACAGCTATTTAGGAGAAGAAACCGGCCACTATAATGGAAACTCCAAAGTTAAATGGGTAATAGATCCAATTGACGGAACATTAAATTTTGCTCGTCGAATCCCTGCTTACACTATTTCAATAGCTGCTGAAGTCGATGGAAAAGTTGTTGCAGGAACAGTATATGATCCATCTCATCAAGATACCTTTACTGCCGGACTCGGTTTAGGTGCTAGGTGTAACGGTTATAAAATTAAATCTAGTAGCACTTTCAATCTATCAGACGCTGTTGTATCAACTGGTTTTTCGAAAAATCCTGAAATTCGCCGAAAGCAAGCTCAAATAATATCTAAACTTCTGACCGAAGTGCGAGATATTCGAAGTTATGGTTCAGCGGCCTTAGATCTTTGTTGGCTCGCTGCGGGGAAATTAGATGCTTACTATGAGCATGACCTATGTTATTGGGATTTAGCAGCAGGATCGTTAATAGCTAGTGAAGCCGGAGCAGATATAATAATCCAAGGTGATTTCGTTATTGGAGCAGCTCCAGCGATATCCAAAAAGTTCAATATTCTATTGAATCGTTTATGA
- a CDS encoding glycosyltransferase family 2 protein has translation MSGISVITLTRYRPVEVKRAIMSVQQQTEPAAEHIVLVDGDHQIEQSVKEFIDFSGIERCKVHLIPRKLSDVSGPGRSSVLRNIGVQMAENPWIAFLDDDNEWLPNHLSSLMALAHQSNSPAVYSEVAIFTAEGEPYLEHRWPWAHTQEEGENKYRDYVERGILIPGSNVIHDRSEVRDVPVDTSAWLLDRNLLLSVPFQEAFSIDDAQTLTSEDDKLFYTLLKRGVRLACTFKPTLVYYLGGYSNSRATVRTDEVIEWSNLK, from the coding sequence ATGTCTGGAATTTCCGTAATTACACTGACACGTTATAGACCAGTAGAAGTTAAAAGAGCAATTATGAGTGTTCAACAGCAGACTGAGCCTGCTGCGGAACATATTGTGTTGGTCGATGGAGATCATCAGATTGAGCAAAGTGTAAAAGAATTTATTGATTTTAGTGGCATTGAACGATGTAAAGTCCATTTGATACCTCGGAAATTAAGTGATGTATCTGGTCCTGGTCGTTCATCTGTTTTGAGAAACATCGGGGTACAGATGGCAGAGAACCCTTGGATAGCCTTTCTCGATGATGATAACGAGTGGTTACCCAATCACTTATCATCACTTATGGCACTCGCTCATCAGAGCAATTCTCCCGCAGTATATTCCGAAGTTGCTATTTTCACTGCAGAAGGAGAACCATATTTGGAACACAGATGGCCTTGGGCACACACACAGGAGGAAGGTGAAAACAAATATAGGGACTATGTGGAGCGAGGTATTTTAATACCAGGATCCAATGTGATCCACGACCGTTCTGAAGTTCGAGACGTCCCAGTTGATACAAGTGCTTGGCTTTTAGACCGAAATTTACTCTTGTCCGTACCGTTTCAAGAAGCATTTAGCATAGATGACGCTCAAACACTTACAAGTGAAGACGATAAATTATTCTACACGCTCCTCAAACGCGGTGTACGCCTTGCATGTACCTTTAAGCCTACCTTGGTTTATTACTTGGGAGGATATTCTAACAGTAGGGCGACAGTACGGACGGATGAAGTAATTGAATGGTCAAATTTAAAATAA
- a CDS encoding radical SAM protein: MKNVQFRNGKVFNPEGIEINATLHCNMNCKSCAHLSPLFRKKNTDPGTMYRYLEVLSHSYHASYAKIMGGEPLLNPNLLELIKAVVNSGIADEILLTTNATLLHKAPDELWEAIDSLELSLYPSKLPNEEKIESFKYKAALHKVKLRINYYDNFRFSYSEEKNEDFSLTQDVYDTCKMAHFWHSHTVIDGWFFRCPQSIFIPQQGVAGGWNNEVDGLRISSAPEFAESLYKFLTRSQPLKACEYCLGSVGKLHPHQELRKADWRTLGKYEDLVSRDFLTVCRKDITADDSCLRLSEIYPVE, from the coding sequence ATGAAAAATGTCCAATTTCGAAATGGAAAAGTATTTAATCCTGAAGGAATTGAGATTAATGCAACCTTACATTGCAATATGAATTGCAAGTCTTGTGCACATTTATCACCTCTATTTAGGAAAAAAAATACTGATCCAGGCACAATGTATCGCTATTTAGAAGTTCTTAGTCATTCGTATCACGCGTCCTATGCGAAAATCATGGGAGGCGAGCCGCTTTTAAATCCCAATTTACTTGAATTAATCAAAGCTGTTGTTAATTCCGGTATTGCAGATGAAATATTGTTAACCACAAACGCAACACTTCTTCATAAAGCACCAGATGAATTATGGGAAGCAATAGATAGTCTTGAGCTTTCTCTTTATCCTAGTAAATTACCTAATGAGGAAAAGATAGAATCTTTCAAATATAAGGCTGCATTACATAAAGTAAAATTAAGAATTAACTATTATGATAACTTCCGCTTCAGTTATTCAGAAGAAAAAAATGAAGATTTTTCTCTGACTCAAGATGTTTACGATACATGTAAGATGGCTCATTTTTGGCATTCTCACACGGTTATCGATGGCTGGTTTTTCCGTTGTCCTCAGAGCATTTTTATCCCTCAGCAAGGTGTAGCAGGGGGATGGAATAATGAAGTAGATGGACTCCGTATTAGCAGTGCACCAGAGTTCGCAGAATCTCTATATAAGTTTCTTACACGCTCACAACCACTTAAAGCTTGTGAATACTGTTTAGGAAGTGTTGGAAAACTTCATCCACATCAGGAATTACGAAAAGCAGACTGGAGGACTTTAGGAAAATATGAAGATTTAGTTAGCCGAGATTTTTTAACAGTTTGTAGAAAAGATATAACGGCCGATGATAGTTGTCTGCGATTATCTGAAATTTATCCGGTGGAGTAA
- a CDS encoding DNA-methyltransferase, producing the protein MNRNICIETDLGIYLWGDSLSVMRDIPDGSIDVVICSPPFEGDLNISDADRMGERFVDWFANFFNEFERLLPTHGVVAFELGGMWLADASGKSIQQSSFLRYLTSRGWKLIQELFYFNPQLLRSQPNVGLPRLPDSITPIWVVSRSYTGHYQIPVSEREPYAQYIRGNLLEFDTSNKYDQQYESFLAKRGESAYLDRWPSILPAFLIELLTVPGQTILDPFAGSGATCHAANRLERHWIGIERNKSLSLHVDAMFSDLT; encoded by the coding sequence ATGAATAGAAATATATGTATTGAGACGGATTTAGGAATATATTTATGGGGTGATAGTTTATCAGTTATGCGGGATATCCCTGATGGAAGTATAGATGTAGTGATATGTTCTCCTCCCTTTGAAGGTGATTTGAATATTAGCGATGCAGATAGAATGGGAGAAAGATTTGTCGACTGGTTTGCAAATTTTTTCAACGAATTTGAACGACTGTTGCCCACTCATGGAGTAGTTGCATTCGAGCTTGGCGGTATGTGGCTTGCTGATGCTTCAGGAAAATCTATACAGCAGTCTTCTTTTTTACGGTATCTAACTTCCCGTGGTTGGAAGCTAATTCAAGAGCTTTTTTACTTTAATCCCCAACTCCTTCGTTCCCAACCTAATGTTGGGTTACCTCGATTGCCTGATTCGATTACTCCAATTTGGGTGGTGAGCAGGAGCTATACTGGGCATTATCAAATACCGGTTTCTGAGCGGGAGCCGTATGCGCAGTATATTCGTGGAAACTTACTTGAATTCGACACCTCGAATAAATATGACCAACAGTATGAGTCCTTTCTTGCGAAAAGAGGAGAAAGTGCCTATTTAGATCGCTGGCCAAGTATTCTCCCAGCTTTCTTGATTGAACTACTGACTGTGCCCGGTCAAACCATTTTAGACCCTTTTGCAGGCAGCGGCGCTACTTGTCATGCAGCGAATCGACTTGAACGCCATTGGATTGGCATTGAGCGCAACAAATCTCTTTCTCTGCATGTAGATGCAATGTTCTCTGATCTTACTTAG
- a CDS encoding ABC transporter substrate-binding protein → MTISFITDQITPVTKFFIEQVVDCWNTNQPNRPVNLTFIDHEELRDSLENYLTQTNPPDVLTWFAGNRMKSFIERKLMLNTESIKGIETFYESLQPRFQKMFDKGDAQYFIPTSYFWWAIYYRPSVFRQAGINMPINSWHELTVAAEKLRSIGIVPFSLGSRYRCPAVAWFDYLNMRLNGPEFHQQLMDLKIPYTDARIKTVLSFFRKLQRNDWFLGKANSYDEEEAVAAVLNGKAGMTLIGSYVQDEYLPPDCIEELDFFRFPIINENVAIGEDTPIDGFFAAGHSINLQDSGDFLLHLGSINVQTLATKSITALPTRSDINIGNRSDLAKGKEIIDRADNLFQFYDLDTPWEVADVGMALINNFANYEADESTVQHCIEDARLRFLGNFN, encoded by the coding sequence GTGACTATTTCATTTATAACAGATCAAATTACACCTGTAACAAAATTTTTTATAGAGCAGGTAGTAGATTGTTGGAATACGAATCAACCGAATAGGCCAGTTAATCTCACTTTCATAGATCATGAGGAACTTAGAGACTCACTTGAGAATTATCTTACTCAAACAAATCCACCTGATGTTTTGACTTGGTTTGCTGGAAATCGTATGAAATCTTTTATTGAGCGTAAACTCATGCTTAATACTGAATCAATTAAGGGAATTGAGACGTTCTATGAATCACTTCAACCTAGATTTCAAAAAATGTTTGATAAAGGAGATGCGCAATATTTTATTCCAACTTCTTATTTTTGGTGGGCAATATATTATCGTCCATCAGTTTTTAGACAAGCAGGGATCAATATGCCAATCAATAGTTGGCATGAACTTACCGTTGCGGCTGAAAAGCTACGTTCAATAGGTATTGTACCTTTTTCGTTAGGTTCACGTTATCGGTGTCCAGCAGTAGCATGGTTCGACTATTTAAATATGAGATTAAACGGTCCAGAGTTTCATCAACAACTTATGGATTTAAAAATACCATATACAGATGCAAGAATTAAAACTGTGCTTTCATTTTTCAGAAAATTGCAAAGAAACGATTGGTTTCTCGGTAAAGCAAATTCTTATGATGAAGAAGAAGCTGTAGCCGCAGTGTTGAATGGTAAAGCTGGAATGACTTTGATTGGAAGCTATGTCCAAGATGAGTATTTGCCTCCAGATTGTATCGAAGAACTAGACTTTTTTAGATTTCCAATAATAAATGAAAATGTTGCTATTGGAGAAGATACTCCTATAGATGGATTTTTTGCTGCAGGACATTCAATTAATCTGCAAGATTCTGGTGATTTTTTGCTTCACTTAGGTTCAATAAACGTTCAAACATTAGCGACAAAATCAATTACAGCTTTACCTACCCGTTCAGATATTAATATTGGAAATAGAAGCGATTTAGCTAAGGGGAAAGAAATAATAGATCGAGCAGATAATCTTTTTCAATTTTACGATCTTGATACGCCGTGGGAAGTTGCTGATGTGGGCATGGCTTTGATAAATAATTTCGCTAATTATGAAGCCGATGAGTCAACAGTTCAGCATTGTATTGAAGATGCTCGTCTAAGATTTTTAGGTAATTTTAATTAA
- a CDS encoding DegT/DnrJ/EryC1/StrS family aminotransferase codes for MSTSELAIIGGNPVRTSPWTAWPYATKQTMANLEDAMLSGRWAISGAYTGATGYEKRFCQAFADYQGSSYAIATTNGSAAIKIAMQEVGVGPGTEVIVPGLTWVACASTVVELGAVPVLADIDPNSLSISVQAAEAALSDKTIAILLVHAYCSAADIDGFIDLANRTGIALIEDCSQAHGAEWRGKKLGSFGQLGVFSLQQTKVLTCGEGGIVTCNSLDAYNRLQQYRGNGRIYSSSPVAGQLELVEMGEVYGANHCLSEIHSAIALAQLELLNEQNAVRETNASYLANALEKIPGVNTITPPAGLTRRTYYDYVIQLSADIVGPFSIHRVVEAMAAELGTFVETLDAPMNSNILYNPLLSKIANTKELISQLDPKRFELPFAHKAYNSSFAFLHHLLLGTTKDMDDIIAAILKILRNLENLRGK; via the coding sequence ATGAGTACCTCTGAACTTGCAATTATTGGGGGAAACCCAGTTCGTACTTCACCATGGACAGCATGGCCGTACGCTACGAAACAAACTATGGCTAACCTTGAAGATGCCATGCTCTCGGGACGATGGGCTATTAGCGGAGCCTACACTGGTGCTACAGGCTATGAAAAAAGGTTCTGCCAAGCATTTGCTGACTATCAAGGCTCTTCTTATGCTATTGCAACTACGAACGGGTCTGCTGCAATTAAAATTGCAATGCAAGAAGTTGGTGTAGGTCCAGGGACTGAAGTTATCGTACCAGGCTTGACTTGGGTAGCTTGTGCATCAACAGTTGTTGAACTGGGAGCCGTACCAGTACTAGCAGATATAGATCCTAACTCGCTCAGCATTTCTGTACAAGCAGCAGAAGCAGCACTTAGCGATAAAACCATTGCAATCCTTTTGGTACACGCATACTGCTCTGCTGCTGACATCGATGGCTTTATAGATCTTGCTAATCGTACCGGTATAGCTTTAATCGAAGATTGTTCACAAGCCCATGGTGCAGAATGGCGAGGAAAAAAACTAGGTTCATTTGGACAACTAGGGGTTTTTAGCCTACAACAAACGAAAGTATTAACTTGTGGAGAAGGAGGAATTGTTACATGTAACTCATTAGATGCTTATAATCGCCTCCAACAATATCGAGGAAATGGTCGAATATATTCCAGCTCCCCTGTAGCAGGACAATTGGAACTTGTTGAAATGGGAGAAGTATATGGGGCTAATCACTGTTTATCAGAAATTCACTCTGCAATTGCACTAGCTCAACTTGAATTACTGAATGAACAAAATGCAGTTCGTGAAACTAATGCTTCCTATTTAGCGAATGCCTTAGAAAAAATACCTGGTGTGAATACCATTACCCCACCAGCCGGATTAACCCGCAGAACATATTATGACTATGTGATTCAATTAAGTGCCGACATTGTAGGCCCTTTCTCTATACATCGAGTGGTCGAAGCAATGGCTGCAGAGCTTGGTACTTTCGTTGAAACACTAGATGCACCAATGAATTCAAACATTCTTTATAACCCTCTACTATCTAAAATTGCCAATACAAAGGAATTGATTTCCCAATTAGATCCAAAGAGATTTGAATTACCATTTGCACATAAAGCTTATAATAGTAGTTTTGCATTCCTTCATCACCTCCTACTAGGCACCACTAAAGATATGGATGATATTATAGCTGCCATATTAAAAATACTGCGAAATTTGGAAAATCTTCGGGGGAAATAA